A genomic window from Ideonella sp. WA131b includes:
- a CDS encoding 6,7-dimethyl-8-ribityllumazine synthase, which translates to MQGADQGQAAELAGEGLRIGIVRARFNDALTLKLAQACLAELERLEVDESDIRHVSVPGALEIPVVLKAMADSGDFDALIALGCVIRGETYHFELVCNESGAGVTRVALDHQIPVANAILTVENEAQAWARAEEKGRDAARVAVEMANLMEDLS; encoded by the coding sequence ATGCAGGGCGCTGACCAAGGCCAGGCCGCCGAGCTGGCCGGCGAGGGCCTGCGCATCGGCATCGTGCGGGCCCGCTTCAATGACGCGCTCACGCTCAAGCTCGCCCAGGCCTGCCTGGCCGAGCTCGAGCGGCTCGAGGTCGACGAGTCCGACATCCGCCACGTCAGCGTGCCCGGCGCGCTGGAGATCCCGGTCGTGCTCAAGGCCATGGCCGACAGCGGCGATTTCGACGCGCTGATTGCTTTGGGTTGCGTGATCCGCGGCGAAACCTACCACTTCGAGCTGGTGTGCAACGAGAGCGGTGCCGGCGTCACGCGCGTGGCCCTCGACCACCAGATCCCGGTGGCCAACGCCATCCTCACGGTCGAAAACGAAGCCCAGGCCTGGGCCCGGGCCGAAGAAAAGGGCCGCGACGCCGCGCGCGTGGCCGTGGAGATGGCCAACCTGATGGAAGACCTCTCGTGA
- the nusB gene encoding transcription antitermination factor NusB: MSSTETPTAPPRRAAPRSARRRSREFALQGLYQWLVAAAPAREVEAHVAQLEHFDKCDRAHFDALLHGCIEEAATLDALLARHVDRKTSMLSPVEHAALLIGCFELARCVEIPYRVAINEAVELAKAFGGTDGHKYVNGVLDKCAGQLRPEEAAAGRARRAT, encoded by the coding sequence GTGAGCAGCACCGAGACGCCCACCGCGCCGCCGCGCCGCGCCGCGCCCAGGTCGGCGCGGCGCCGCTCGCGCGAGTTCGCGCTGCAGGGCCTGTATCAGTGGTTGGTGGCCGCCGCCCCGGCCCGGGAGGTCGAGGCGCACGTCGCGCAGCTCGAACACTTCGACAAGTGCGACCGCGCCCACTTCGACGCGCTGCTGCACGGCTGCATCGAGGAGGCCGCCACGCTCGATGCCCTGCTTGCGCGCCACGTCGACCGCAAGACCTCGATGCTGTCGCCGGTGGAGCATGCGGCGCTGCTGATCGGCTGCTTCGAGCTCGCGCGCTGCGTCGAGATCCCCTACCGCGTGGCCATCAACGAGGCGGTTGAGCTGGCCAAGGCCTTTGGCGGCACCGACGGCCACAAGTATGTGAACGGCGTGCTCGACAAGTGCGCCGGCCAACTGCGCCCCGAAGAGGCCGCCGCCGGCCGCGCGCGCCGGGCCACTTGA
- a CDS encoding pyridoxal phosphate-dependent aminotransferase: protein MTAPRLARRLEHIEPFYVMELAKVAARMAASPACDPAQGGEPMVFLNIGEPDFTAPPAVLAAAAAAMAGGHTQYTQATGLPALRERIAAWYGRHHGVAVAPERIVVTAGASAALQLVCLALFEPGDEVLMPDPSYPCNRHFVAATGATPRLLPAGPEARFQPDAAGVRAAWTPATRGVLLASPGNPTGTSIAPEEMAAIATEVAARGGVTLVDEIYLGLSYDARYGRTALALQGPGLADSVVSINSFSKYFGMTGWRLGWLVLPEALVAPVERLAQNLYICPSTLAQHAALACFEPASLAECKRRRGDFRRRRDHVVPALEALGLPVPVVPDGAFYAWFDCSRHSASSWAFCQHLMESAHVALTPGRDFGPHAAERYVRLSFASSLAQLDTALARLARELR from the coding sequence ATGACCGCGCCGCGCCTGGCCCGCCGGCTCGAGCACATCGAGCCGTTTTACGTGATGGAGCTGGCCAAGGTCGCGGCGCGCATGGCCGCGTCGCCGGCCTGCGACCCTGCCCAGGGCGGCGAGCCGATGGTGTTCCTCAACATCGGCGAGCCCGACTTCACCGCCCCGCCGGCCGTCCTGGCCGCGGCCGCGGCAGCGATGGCCGGCGGCCACACGCAGTACACCCAGGCCACCGGGCTGCCGGCGCTGCGCGAGCGCATCGCCGCCTGGTACGGGCGGCATCATGGGGTGGCGGTGGCGCCCGAGCGCATCGTCGTCACGGCCGGGGCCTCGGCGGCGCTGCAGCTCGTGTGCCTGGCGCTCTTCGAGCCGGGCGACGAGGTGCTGATGCCCGACCCCAGCTACCCCTGCAACCGGCACTTCGTTGCCGCCACCGGCGCCACGCCGCGGCTCTTGCCGGCCGGGCCCGAAGCCCGCTTCCAGCCCGACGCCGCCGGCGTGCGCGCGGCCTGGACGCCCGCCACGCGCGGCGTGCTGCTGGCCAGCCCCGGCAACCCCACGGGCACCTCGATCGCGCCCGAGGAGATGGCGGCCATCGCCACCGAGGTGGCCGCACGCGGCGGCGTCACGCTGGTCGACGAGATCTACCTCGGCCTGAGCTACGACGCGCGCTACGGCCGCACGGCGCTGGCGCTGCAGGGCCCGGGCCTGGCGGACAGCGTCGTCAGCATCAACAGCTTCAGCAAGTACTTCGGCATGACGGGCTGGCGGCTGGGCTGGCTCGTGCTGCCCGAGGCGCTGGTGGCGCCGGTGGAGCGCCTCGCGCAGAACCTCTACATCTGCCCGAGCACGCTGGCCCAGCACGCGGCGCTGGCCTGCTTCGAGCCGGCCTCGCTGGCCGAATGCAAGCGGCGCCGCGGCGACTTCCGCCGCCGCCGCGACCACGTCGTGCCAGCGCTCGAGGCGCTGGGCCTGCCGGTGCCAGTGGTGCCCGACGGCGCGTTCTACGCCTGGTTCGATTGTTCGCGTCACAGCGCGAGCAGCTGGGCGTTCTGCCAGCACCTGATGGAGAGCGCGCACGTTGCGCTCACACCCGGGCGCGACTTCGGCCCGCACGCCGCCGAGCGTTACGTTCGGCTGTCGTTCGCCAGCAGCCTGGCGCAGCTCGACACCGCCTTGGCCCGCCTGGCGCGCGAACTGCGATGA
- the ybgC gene encoding tol-pal system-associated acyl-CoA thioesterase translates to MTPSSAGAGRVLFRWPVRVYWEDTDAGGIVFYANYLRFFERARTEWLRSLGVHQQALRERDGTIFVVADTAVRYHAPARLDDLVDVTVAVLTRGSASLRLRQQASRGGTLLAEGDLRIGCVHHGTLRPCRIPSAIQLALEDTPPLPTPHP, encoded by the coding sequence ATGACGCCTTCGAGTGCCGGCGCCGGGCGTGTGCTGTTCCGCTGGCCCGTGCGGGTCTACTGGGAGGACACCGACGCCGGCGGCATCGTCTTCTACGCCAACTACCTGAGGTTCTTCGAGCGCGCCCGCACCGAATGGCTGCGCAGCCTGGGTGTGCATCAGCAGGCTCTGCGCGAGCGCGACGGCACGATCTTCGTGGTGGCCGACACCGCCGTGAGGTACCACGCCCCGGCCAGGCTCGACGACCTTGTCGACGTCACGGTGGCCGTGCTCACGCGCGGCAGCGCATCGCTGCGGCTGCGCCAGCAGGCCAGTCGCGGCGGGACGCTGCTGGCCGAAGGCGACCTCCGCATCGGTTGCGTGCATCACGGAACCTTGCGCCCCTGCCGCATTCCCAGCGCCATCCAGCTGGCCCTCGAAGACACCCCGCCTCTGCCGACCCCGCACCCATGA
- the tolQ gene encoding protein TolQ encodes MNNVDLSITALVMQASLVVQLVMAGLLLTSLASWTVIFDKLFGLRRVRSVNEEFEREFWSGRSLTELNTAVSQKTHSAPMERIFASGMREFLKLREKRLDAGAQLDGARRAMRASFQRELDVVESNLSFLASVASVSPYVGLFGTVWGIMHAFVGLSNLQQVTLASVAPGIAEALVATAIGLFAAIPAVVAYNRFARDIDRIATQMETFIEEFSNILQRNAGGGATAAAMAATTQIR; translated from the coding sequence ATGAACAACGTCGATCTGTCCATCACCGCCCTCGTGATGCAGGCCAGCCTGGTGGTGCAGCTGGTGATGGCCGGCCTGCTGCTCACGTCGCTGGCCAGCTGGACCGTCATCTTCGACAAGCTGTTCGGGCTGAGGCGGGTGCGCAGCGTCAACGAGGAATTCGAGCGCGAGTTCTGGAGCGGGCGCAGCCTCACCGAGCTGAACACCGCCGTCAGCCAGAAGACCCACAGCGCGCCGATGGAGCGCATCTTCGCCAGCGGCATGCGCGAGTTCCTGAAGCTGCGCGAGAAGCGGCTGGATGCCGGCGCGCAGCTTGACGGCGCGCGCCGCGCCATGCGCGCGAGCTTCCAGCGCGAGCTCGACGTGGTCGAGAGCAACCTCAGCTTCCTGGCCAGCGTGGCCAGCGTGAGCCCGTACGTGGGCCTGTTCGGCACGGTGTGGGGGATCATGCACGCCTTCGTCGGCCTGTCGAACCTCCAGCAGGTGACATTGGCCAGCGTGGCCCCCGGCATCGCCGAGGCACTGGTGGCCACGGCCATCGGCCTGTTCGCGGCCATCCCCGCGGTGGTGGCCTACAACCGCTTCGCGCGCGACATCGACCGCATCGCCACGCAGATGGAGACCTTCATCGAGGAGTTCTCCAACATCCTGCAGCGCAATGCCGGCGGCGGCGCCACAGCCGCCGCGATGGCCGCGACGACGCAGATCCGCTGA
- a CDS encoding ExbD/TolR family protein — MPAFVSRGTRGRRALNEINMVPFIDVMLVLLIIFMVTAPLITTGVVDLPSVGKSQQRPPAVIEIVVGSDERLRIKVNGAAEPVAVPLAQLAARVRSSQLAADSAAAAEVPVVISADRNVRYESVVRVMDTLQRAGVRRVGLSVKQAG, encoded by the coding sequence ATGCCTGCCTTCGTCTCCCGCGGCACGCGAGGCCGGCGCGCGCTGAACGAGATCAACATGGTCCCGTTCATCGACGTCATGCTGGTGCTGCTGATCATCTTCATGGTGACGGCACCGCTGATCACCACCGGCGTCGTCGACCTGCCCAGCGTCGGCAAGAGCCAGCAACGGCCGCCCGCGGTGATCGAGATCGTCGTCGGCAGCGACGAGCGGCTGCGCATCAAGGTCAACGGCGCGGCCGAGCCGGTGGCAGTGCCGCTGGCGCAACTGGCGGCGCGCGTTCGGAGCAGCCAGTTGGCGGCCGACAGCGCCGCGGCAGCCGAGGTGCCGGTGGTCATCAGTGCCGACCGCAACGTGCGCTACGAAAGCGTCGTGCGCGTAATGGACACCTTGCAGCGTGCCGGAGTCCGCCGCGTCGGTCTTTCGGTCAAGCAGGCGGGTTGA
- the tolA gene encoding cell envelope integrity protein TolA, with protein sequence MPSSVLPPQPHGGLGGGAALALAVHTALVAALTIGVDWRAHTPEPVAAELWAAVPELAAPPIVAPPAPAPPPKPTTPPAATTPSPDIALGRERERRRAEAERRAQREAERRAESEAEAQRRAAEARARAEAKAAEERMARQREENLRRMLGQANATAGAGSASSAGTAAQAGAPSAAYQGRVKAAILPNIVYTGHAPARAVAEVEVNLAPGGTVISRRLVKRSGHPDWDEAVLRAVDRTPRLPVDSDGRVPPMLLISFRPDD encoded by the coding sequence ATGCCCTCTTCGGTGCTGCCTCCCCAGCCGCACGGTGGCCTGGGCGGGGGAGCGGCGCTGGCGCTCGCCGTGCACACGGCGCTGGTGGCGGCGCTGACGATCGGCGTCGACTGGCGGGCCCACACGCCGGAGCCGGTGGCGGCCGAGCTGTGGGCCGCCGTGCCCGAGCTGGCCGCGCCGCCGATCGTCGCACCCCCGGCTCCCGCGCCGCCCCCCAAGCCGACGACACCCCCGGCGGCGACGACCCCTTCACCGGACATCGCGCTCGGGCGCGAGCGCGAGCGCAGGCGCGCCGAGGCCGAACGTCGCGCGCAACGCGAGGCCGAACGTCGCGCAGAGAGCGAGGCCGAGGCGCAGCGCCGTGCCGCCGAGGCCCGGGCGCGCGCCGAGGCCAAGGCCGCCGAAGAGCGGATGGCGCGCCAGCGCGAGGAGAACCTGCGCCGCATGCTCGGCCAAGCCAACGCCACGGCAGGCGCCGGCAGCGCCAGCAGCGCAGGCACCGCCGCGCAAGCCGGCGCGCCATCGGCGGCCTACCAGGGCCGCGTGAAGGCGGCGATCCTGCCCAACATCGTCTACACCGGCCATGCGCCGGCGCGAGCCGTGGCCGAGGTCGAGGTCAACCTGGCGCCCGGGGGCACCGTCATCTCACGCCGGCTCGTCAAGCGCAGCGGCCACCCCGACTGGGACGAGGCCGTGCTGCGCGCCGTCGACCGCACGCCGCGCCTGCCCGTCGACAGCGACGGGCGCGTACCGCCCATGCTGCTGATCAGCTTCAGGCCGGACGACTGA
- a CDS encoding FAD-dependent oxidoreductase: protein MPRRLLLLGAGPAHLRVLAAFARHPLPSAEVALLTPDAQAVPPALLPDFVAAHRDVLQCRVDTAALAAAAGATWVHARVERFDAASRQVTLSDGRVFDADLVSIDEPGEVDRDALPGARELAIALHPAASFVVLFGALLALAEEKPLDLVVIGGGVPPLELALALSERLGGWGGRGSPPERARMAWVAGPDGLLPGWPAAARRAAASALVRARIAVFHEPCRALQPGAAVLASGARLACDAAVLATPPQPPAWLSKCGLALDDAGALVVTDHLHTAAHPAVFGPGPAAGVAVVDLATQLRQAVAAAPLRPVTSHSPSLRWLRIGRGRAAVVWGQLAMTGLVPGAWRLHRLGPVAGLAAHAVSRPA, encoded by the coding sequence ATGCCCCGCCGACTGCTGCTGCTGGGCGCAGGGCCGGCGCATCTCCGGGTGCTCGCGGCCTTCGCCCGTCACCCCCTGCCGAGTGCCGAGGTGGCGCTGCTCACGCCCGATGCGCAGGCCGTGCCGCCGGCACTGCTGCCCGACTTCGTTGCCGCACACCGGGATGTTCTCCAGTGCCGCGTCGACACCGCAGCCCTGGCCGCCGCGGCGGGCGCCACTTGGGTGCATGCCCGCGTCGAGCGCTTCGATGCGGCGTCTCGCCAGGTGACGCTGTCGGACGGCCGGGTCTTCGACGCCGACCTGGTGTCGATCGACGAGCCGGGCGAGGTGGACCGCGACGCGCTGCCGGGCGCGCGCGAACTTGCGATCGCGCTCCATCCGGCGGCATCCTTCGTGGTTTTGTTCGGTGCGCTCCTCGCACTGGCCGAGGAAAAACCGCTTGATCTCGTCGTGATCGGCGGCGGCGTTCCGCCCCTGGAGCTGGCGTTGGCGCTGTCGGAGCGCCTGGGCGGCTGGGGTGGCCGCGGCAGCCCGCCGGAGCGCGCGCGCATGGCCTGGGTGGCCGGCCCCGACGGCCTGCTGCCCGGGTGGCCGGCGGCGGCGCGCCGCGCGGCGGCCTCGGCCCTGGTCCGGGCTCGCATTGCCGTGTTTCACGAGCCTTGCCGGGCGCTGCAACCGGGTGCCGCGGTGCTGGCCAGTGGTGCCCGCCTGGCCTGTGACGCCGCTGTCTTGGCCACGCCGCCGCAGCCGCCCGCCTGGCTGAGCAAGTGCGGCCTTGCGCTCGATGACGCTGGCGCCCTGGTGGTGACCGACCACCTGCACACGGCGGCGCACCCGGCGGTGTTCGGGCCGGGACCGGCCGCTGGGGTGGCGGTGGTGGATCTGGCCACCCAATTGCGCCAAGCCGTGGCGGCGGCGCCGCTGCGGCCGGTGACGTCGCACTCGCCTTCACTGCGTTGGCTGCGCATCGGCCGCGGGCGCGCGGCCGTGGTCTGGGGCCAGCTGGCGATGACAGGACTGGTGCCGGGGGCCTGGCGGCTTCACCGGCTGGGACCTGTTGCCGGCCTGGCTGCCCACGCGGTCAGTCGTCCGGCCTGA
- a CDS encoding methyl-accepting chemotaxis protein — translation MNAAAAESTEAESRRTLSLQLADELRQSSDDLTRLARTYVVTGDPKWEAQYFEVLDIRNGKKPRPPGYEQIYWDFLAAGQLPGKLGPTTTKPLLEMMKDAGFTDAEFAKLRDAAGNSDDLVKTETIAMNLVKGLGADDKGQFTVKVEPDRAMAAEMMHNLAYHQYKAKIMKPVDEFLVMLDERTRLEVTEAGGRARMWFLALAAAALGMAVMSVAILGWIMRWLKARLGAEPAVVVQVVHGVADGRLDQPLLHAQHQRGSVMDSLAMMARKLSVTVHQVRLGADTVASASHQIAHGNTDLSNRTEQQASSLQETAASMEQLGSAVTRNAESARVAAGLAREASDVASRGGQAVGQVVETMQGITESSRRIADILGTIDSIAFQTNILALNAAVEAARAGEQGRGFAVVASEVRSLAQRSADAAREIKTLISTSVERVERGTTLVDEAGVTMGEVVQSIGRLSALVGAISQANTEQSDGVAQISQAVSTMDRSTQQNAALVEQSAAAAESLSRQAQDLVAAMAGFKLAST, via the coding sequence ATGAACGCGGCGGCTGCCGAGTCGACGGAAGCCGAGTCCCGCCGCACCTTGTCGCTGCAGCTGGCCGACGAGCTTCGGCAGAGCTCCGATGACCTGACGCGGCTCGCACGGACCTATGTCGTCACCGGTGACCCCAAGTGGGAGGCCCAGTACTTCGAGGTGCTGGACATCCGAAACGGCAAGAAGCCTCGCCCGCCGGGTTACGAGCAGATCTATTGGGACTTCCTGGCCGCCGGGCAGCTGCCGGGCAAGCTCGGGCCAACGACGACCAAGCCTCTTCTCGAAATGATGAAGGACGCCGGCTTCACGGATGCGGAGTTCGCCAAGCTGCGCGATGCCGCGGGCAACTCGGACGACCTGGTCAAGACCGAGACGATCGCGATGAACCTGGTCAAGGGCCTCGGTGCCGATGACAAAGGGCAGTTCACGGTCAAGGTCGAGCCCGATCGGGCGATGGCGGCGGAAATGATGCACAACCTCGCCTACCACCAGTACAAGGCGAAGATCATGAAGCCCGTCGACGAGTTCCTCGTCATGCTCGACGAGCGCACGCGGCTGGAAGTGACCGAGGCCGGAGGCCGTGCTCGCATGTGGTTCCTGGCCCTGGCCGCTGCCGCCCTGGGCATGGCGGTCATGTCAGTGGCGATCCTGGGCTGGATCATGCGTTGGCTGAAGGCGCGGCTCGGTGCGGAACCCGCCGTGGTCGTGCAGGTCGTGCATGGTGTGGCGGATGGCCGGCTCGACCAGCCGCTGCTCCACGCCCAGCACCAGCGCGGCAGCGTGATGGACTCGCTGGCGATGATGGCGCGCAAGCTCAGCGTGACGGTCCACCAGGTCCGCCTGGGGGCCGACACCGTCGCTTCGGCCAGTCACCAGATCGCGCACGGGAACACTGATCTCAGCAACCGCACCGAACAGCAGGCCTCGTCGTTGCAGGAGACGGCGGCATCGATGGAACAGCTGGGATCCGCCGTCACCCGCAATGCCGAGAGCGCTCGCGTGGCCGCCGGCCTGGCCCGTGAAGCCAGCGACGTGGCCAGCCGTGGTGGTCAGGCGGTGGGCCAGGTCGTGGAGACCATGCAAGGCATCACCGAGAGCTCGCGCCGCATCGCCGACATCCTCGGCACGATCGACAGCATCGCGTTCCAGACCAACATCCTCGCCTTGAACGCGGCCGTGGAGGCGGCCCGCGCCGGGGAGCAGGGCCGTGGGTTCGCCGTCGTGGCCAGCGAAGTGCGCAGCCTCGCGCAACGCAGCGCCGACGCTGCCCGCGAGATCAAGACGCTGATCTCGACCAGTGTCGAGCGCGTGGAGCGCGGCACGACGCTGGTCGACGAGGCGGGGGTCACGATGGGCGAGGTGGTGCAGTCGATCGGGCGGCTCAGCGCGCTGGTCGGTGCGATCAGCCAGGCCAACACCGAGCAGAGCGATGGTGTGGCTCAAATCAGCCAGGCCGTGTCGACCATGGACCGTTCCACGCAGCAGAACGCCGCGCTGGTCGAGCAAAGCGCCGCGGCGGCCGAGAGCCTGAGCCGGCAGGCTCAGGACCTTGTCGCAGCCATGGCTGGGTTCAAGCTGGCCTCGACCTGA
- a CDS encoding chemotaxis protein CheW — MDMIAEASHVARHEAARAAVAAVTGAPPTAQGGEFLTFRLGAEEYGIDILRVQEIRSYEQPTRIANAPAFIKGVVNLRGVIVPIIDLRVKLGCETVEYNTFTVVVVLNVKGRVVGAVVDSVSDVLELTKEQIKPAPELNSSVDASYITGIGAVKAAGAGDGGKDAERMLILMDIEGLMSGADMGLIND; from the coding sequence ATGGACATGATCGCCGAAGCCAGCCACGTTGCCCGCCACGAAGCCGCCCGCGCCGCGGTTGCCGCCGTCACGGGTGCGCCACCCACCGCACAGGGTGGTGAGTTCCTCACCTTCAGGCTCGGCGCCGAGGAGTACGGCATCGACATCCTGCGCGTGCAGGAGATTCGCTCCTATGAGCAACCCACGCGCATCGCCAACGCGCCGGCCTTCATCAAGGGCGTGGTCAACCTGCGTGGGGTGATCGTGCCGATCATCGACCTGCGGGTGAAGCTCGGCTGCGAAACGGTGGAGTACAACACCTTCACCGTTGTCGTCGTGCTCAACGTCAAGGGCCGCGTCGTCGGGGCCGTGGTCGACTCGGTGTCCGACGTGCTCGAGCTCACCAAGGAGCAGATCAAGCCCGCGCCTGAGCTGAACTCATCGGTCGACGCCAGCTACATCACCGGCATCGGCGCCGTGAAGGCTGCCGGCGCCGGCGACGGTGGCAAGGACGCCGAGCGCATGCTGATCCTGATGGACATCGAGGGGCTCATGAGCGGCGCCGACATGGGCCTGATCAACGACTGA
- a CDS encoding HAMP domain-containing protein has translation MKINHLKIGQRLGLAFGGVVLLIVLTALLAGSRLLELRQGSDELRLLQSQAREVNQLRADIELEGSLSLALVASGGVTDLQDFIDPRIKAISLRITQRLKALDEAKPNAESQALLARAVELRRVYTTTREEAFQATAADPLATQRIVNEKLLPQSQQYMAAIDGLAKLIDTIATDALAAQAQHTRQSLLLLGTCTLLAVALGAGAAWLITRSVTVPLSATMAAADRMAGGDMSVTVAIEGGDEVADLQGALSRMQQSLGSLVGEVRASSESIATASAQIATGNQDLSTRTEQTASNLQRAASNLEEITGTVGQTADSARTANQLAASASMAAQRGGKVVSQVVSTMNDIQTASRRIADIIGTIDGIAFQTNILALNAAVEAARAGEQGRGFAVVAGEVRTLAQRSAEAAREIKSLIGASVEKVETGTRLVGEAGGAMEEIVSGVKRVTDVIGEISAATTEQSGGLRQVNEAVAQLDQMTQQNAALVEESAAAARSMAEQSRRLTQTMVRFKVAAVAASSPAGLKTPVAPLAAPVAAPVPTRAKTPGTAAMAAGDKPAGASPKVLTAKVLDRARTAAQAPAAATAAPPASAAAQVPSPAPATNAHDDDWETF, from the coding sequence ATGAAGATCAATCACCTGAAGATCGGCCAACGCCTGGGCCTTGCATTCGGCGGCGTCGTGCTGCTCATCGTGTTGACAGCCCTCCTGGCCGGCTCGCGGCTGCTGGAGTTGCGGCAGGGCAGCGACGAGTTGCGTCTTCTGCAGAGCCAGGCACGCGAGGTCAATCAGCTGCGGGCCGACATCGAGCTCGAGGGCAGTCTATCGCTCGCCCTGGTAGCCAGCGGCGGTGTCACGGATCTGCAGGACTTCATCGATCCGCGGATCAAGGCCATCAGCCTGCGCATCACCCAGCGGCTGAAGGCGCTCGACGAGGCCAAGCCGAATGCGGAATCCCAGGCACTGCTGGCCCGGGCGGTGGAGTTGCGCCGGGTGTACACGACCACGCGGGAGGAGGCCTTCCAGGCAACCGCGGCGGATCCGTTGGCCACTCAGCGCATTGTGAACGAGAAGCTGCTGCCGCAGTCGCAGCAGTACATGGCCGCCATCGACGGACTGGCCAAGCTCATCGACACCATCGCAACCGATGCGCTTGCCGCACAGGCGCAGCACACGCGGCAGTCTCTGCTGCTGCTCGGAACGTGTACCCTGCTGGCCGTGGCCTTGGGGGCCGGGGCCGCCTGGCTGATCACGCGGTCGGTGACGGTCCCTCTGTCGGCCACCATGGCGGCTGCGGACCGCATGGCTGGCGGCGACATGTCGGTGACCGTCGCGATCGAGGGCGGCGACGAGGTGGCTGATCTGCAAGGGGCCCTCTCGCGCATGCAGCAGTCGTTGGGCTCGCTGGTGGGCGAGGTGCGCGCCAGCTCAGAGAGCATCGCCACGGCCAGCGCACAGATCGCCACCGGAAACCAGGACCTCTCGACCCGCACCGAGCAGACGGCCAGCAACCTGCAGCGGGCGGCGAGCAACCTCGAGGAGATCACCGGGACCGTCGGCCAGACCGCCGACAGCGCGCGCACCGCCAACCAATTGGCGGCATCGGCGAGCATGGCCGCGCAGCGCGGTGGCAAGGTTGTGTCGCAGGTCGTCAGCACGATGAACGACATCCAGACGGCGAGCCGCCGCATTGCCGACATCATCGGCACGATCGACGGCATCGCCTTCCAGACCAACATCCTGGCGCTGAACGCCGCCGTGGAAGCCGCCCGGGCCGGTGAGCAGGGCCGGGGCTTTGCCGTGGTGGCCGGCGAGGTCCGCACGCTGGCACAGCGGAGCGCCGAGGCCGCGCGCGAGATCAAGAGCCTGATCGGCGCCAGCGTCGAGAAGGTGGAGACCGGCACGCGCCTGGTCGGCGAGGCCGGCGGCGCGATGGAGGAGATTGTCTCCGGCGTCAAGCGTGTCACTGACGTGATCGGCGAGATCAGCGCCGCCACCACTGAACAGAGCGGTGGCCTGCGCCAGGTCAACGAGGCCGTGGCCCAGCTGGACCAGATGACGCAACAGAACGCTGCGCTGGTGGAAGAGAGTGCCGCCGCCGCGCGAAGCATGGCCGAGCAAAGCCGCCGGCTGACCCAGACGATGGTCCGGTTCAAGGTGGCGGCCGTGGCCGCTTCGTCGCCCGCGGGCCTGAAGACACCCGTCGCCCCGCTTGCGGCGCCGGTCGCCGCGCCGGTACCGACGAGGGCCAAGACCCCGGGTACCGCCGCCATGGCGGCCGGCGACAAGCCTGCGGGTGCATCGCCCAAGGTGTTGACCGCCAAGGTGCTGGACCGCGCCCGGACGGCAGCCCAGGCGCCGGCCGCGGCCACGGCGGCTCCGCCCGCCTCCGCAGCGGCGCAGGTGCCGTCGCCGGCCCCTGCCACCAACGCCCACGACGACGACTGGGAAACCTTCTGA